The Fibrobacter sp. UWR2 DNA segment GTCTGCATTTGCTTATATATCAGTATTAGAAGTTTCGCTAAAACTCGCTGCAGTGTATTTTGTTCTTTATGCAGGATGCGATAAACTCATTTTGTATGCAATATTGATAGCCTCAATTCAGTTGCTTTTACGTTGCGTTTATTCGGTGTATTGTAAAAGACATTTCGCTGAAACTCGTATGTACCTAAAAAGAGATAAGATTCTGTTTAAAGAAATGCTCTCTTTTGCAGGGTGGAATTTGTGGGGGAATTTTGCAGCAGTTTTGTTTACTCAAGGGCAAAATATGCTGTTAAATGTCTTTTTTGGCCCTGTTGTAAATGCTGCACGTGGTATAGCTGTTCAGGTGCAGGGGGCTGTTCTGCAATTTGCGGGAAACTTCCAGATGGCTGTTACTCCCCAAATTACGAAAACCTATGCCAATAATGAAATAGATGAAATGCATTCACTTATACTGCGTGGATGTAAATTCACATTTTATCTGTTGTTCATTGTGTCTCTGCCAATTCTTCTAGAAACGGGGACAATTCTTGAAATATGGTTGAAAGACGTTCCTGAATATACGGTTGTTTTTTTGAGAATAATATTGGTAACTGCAATGCTTGATGCAACTGCAGGTCCCTTGATGAATGCCGTTGCTGCAACTGGACGAGTTAAGGCTTATCAGACTATTGTCGGGGGAATCTTATTGGTGATTGTTCCTATATCCTATGTGGTATTACGATTTGGTGGTGCTCCATGGTCTGTATTCATTGTCCATTTTGTTGTTTGCTGCGCAGCATATGTTGTTCGACTTGTAATGGTCAAGAAAATGATTGGGCTGTCTATTCGCCGGTTTGTTATGGAGGTTGCGTTAAAAGTATTTTGTGTTACATTCTTATCTCTTGTTCTTGTAATGCTTGTGAAAAATGTACTATATGATTTTACTTACAAATGGATTGCTATGGTGCTTATTTCGATTTTGATATCCTCCTTGAGTTGCTTTGTATTTGGATTGTCTAAAGGTGAGCGATTTTTTGTATTGAAAAGAATTCCTTTTTTTAGAAATAAAGTATGATTGAATTGTTTGATAAAAAGAAATGTTGCGGATGTGGTGCGTGCATGCAAATTTGTCCAAAAAATTGCATAACAATGCGTGCCGACAATGAAGGTTTTTTGTATCCTATGGTTGACACTTCCGTCTGTGTTCAATGTGGAGCTTGTGAAAAAGTTTGTCCGTTCAATTCCGTGTATGAACAGCAAAAGCCGATAAGCACATATGGTGTGATAAATACGAATGAGCAAATTCGTTTAACGAGTTCCAGCGGTGGTGCGTTTACTGCGTTGGCGCGAACGATTTTAAGGCAAAACGGCGTTGTTTTTGGGGCGTGTTTTGACAAGGATTATCAAGTAGTAATCGCTTATGCTGAAGATGAAGATTCTTTAGAGGCTTTTAAAGGATCCAAATATGTTCAGGCTCGAGTTGGAGAAAGCTTTTCCAAGTGCAAATGTTTTCTGAATCAGAACAAGATTGTTCTTTTTTCGGGAACCCCATGCCAGATTTCAGGTTTGAAGCATTTCTTGAAAAGAGATTATGATAATCTTTATACTATTGATGTCGTTTGTCATGGAGCCCCATCACCAATGGTATGGGAAACTTATTTGAATTGGTGTAAAAGGCAAAACCTTGGATTGTCTTCTATTAGAAACATATTTTTCCGTGACAAATGCAGTGGATGGAAAGGGTTCAGTTTTACCATAAAGGGGCAAAACTGTACCCTTTCGACCCCTTATAAATATAATCCATACATGAAGGCGTTCTTATGGGATGTCATATTAAGGCCTTCTTGCTATGAGTGTAAAGCGAAAGCTGGGGCAAGTCATGCTGATTTGACGTTAGGTGATTTTTGGGGTGTTGATAGAATTATGCCATCTGTTGATGATAATAAAGGTGTCTCGCTTGTTTTAGCAAATTCTATCAAGGGCAAAGAACTTTTAAATAAAACTGTAGAATTAAATGTATTTGACACTGATTATGATAAAGCTGTCTACTACAACCCTGCAATTGTCAATCCTGTAAAGCCCCACCCAAAGAGAAATTATTTCTTTAAAAATTTTAATTCAACCGATTCTTTTGAAAACCTTGTAGAAAAATGTTTGAAACCTTCATTAAATGAAAAATGCGTTGATGCGTTAAAACGGATCTACCATAAGCTTTTAAAAAGGAAATAAAAAAATGAGTAATGTAAAAATTTCGGTGGTAATCCCGATTTATAAAGTAGAACGCTATGTTGCTAAAACAATTGAAAGTGTTCAACACCAAGATTTTGATTCATATGAAATTATCTTGGTTGATGATGGTTCCCCGGACAATTCGGGAAAAATTTGTGATCAATATGCTGCCTCTGATAGCAGAATAAAAGTCATTCACAAAGAAAATGGCGGCGTTATGTCGGCTCGATTTGCTGGAGTTGATGCTGCTGAAGGAAAATATATCGCTTTTCTGGATGGTGATGACAGAATGCCTCCTACGGCATTATCGAATTTTTATAAAGCGATGAAAGAAAAAAGAAGTTGACTATGTGAATGGCGTTTGCGTTGATATTGATGAAAATGGAAATAGAATAAACGATGTTATTTATGGGACTAGTTTCAATGGGATTCTTGAAGGAAACGAGAAGTATCGAAGGTTTATATCAGAACATCCCAAAGGCTTAAATATGAAAATGTGGCGAAAGGATGTCCTTTTATCCGAACCCCGTGTTGTTGTGCATCCATCAATAAAAAATAATGAAGATTTTATTTTTAATCTATTGATGTCAAGCAGGATAAATTCCATTAAATCTATCGATGACGTCGTCGCTGAAATCGTATGCCATCCAGGTTCGGCGTCTAACGGTAATTATAGTTTAGACTATTGGATTAATCTTCTTTCTTGGTTAGATGCCAATTATGAAAAATATGATGTTCGTTTTAACGACTTGATTCAGTATAAGTTGTTTACAATACATGAAAAAATTGAAAAGCCCTTGGTTGATTTTGATTCTAGAGCACAATGTTTTGCAAATATAGCATTAAAACACTATAATGTTAGATATGGTTTACGAGGCTTAAAGACTATCCTTTATGTTAAATTTTCCAATGGCTTTATTCGTAGCATCCTTCGAAGTGCCAAATCCATCATAAAAAAAGCAAGGGGATTATTTTAATGAAAAAAAAACTAAAAAAAATACTGCAGTTTCTATGGAATTTAAGAAGACGTCGTATTGCACAAAGATTTTATAGAATCAAATCTCTTAAGTATCTCGAAAAAAACAATATCTCCAACGAATATATAGATGGAGAAAATGCGTACGTTGCATTTTGGAGCCGGTTCCCTGAAAAAATAGAAACGGAATCGTATCGTTTCTTTTCTCGATATATGGGAAAAGTTCCGCATATTGTTCCTGAATATATTGGAGAATTGTATCTAGAGCGTTATTTGAATCCTGTTCGATATAGAGATTTTTATTCGGATAAAAATCTGTACAGTCAATACATGCCTCATATCAACACTCCTAAAACGGCATTAAGAAGAATTGATGGAGGGCAACTATTGAATGAAAATTATGATTCCTTTTTGAACAAAGGCTTTAGTTGTTCGTGCGAAGATTTTGAAAGTTATCTGAAAAAATATCAAGATTTAATATTCAAGCCGAGTGTAGATACTGATTCGGGTGTTGGTGTCGTTAAATTTTTCAGGAAAGAAAATGGATTTTTCAATTCTAATAATGAAAAATTATCATTGCAATATCTAATGTCATCGAATGACTTTATTTTACAAGAAGCCGTCCAACAGCACCCATTCTTTTCGAAACTTTGCGACACCTCTGTAAATACAATGCGCTTATGCTTATATCGTTCTGTAAAAACAGAACAGATTCATTTGACCGGAGGTATAGTAAGAATTGGTCGAAAAGGAACTTTCGTTGATAATGCGCATGCGGGTGGACGTTTTGTAGGAATAAATGTATCCGATGGAACTTTAATGAAAACGACACTGGATCAATATGGGTGTAAAACGGATGTATGGAATGACATTGATTATTCCCATGAAAAATTGAAAATTCCATGCTGGGAAAAAATAAGAAAATTTGCCCTAGATGTGTCTCTGCAAAATCGTCATTGTCGACTTATTGCCTTAGACATTTCGCTAGATGTAAATGAAAATCCTGTTTTGATTGAAGAAAACATTGGCGGTTTTTCTTATTGGCTTCTAGAGATGACCGGTCAGGATCCGTTTGGAGGCTTTGCTAATGAAGTTGTTGAATATTGCTTAAAAAAAATGTCTGAAAAATAAAGAAAGTTTATGGAAAGACAATCAAATTTTGAATTACTTCGCATAATAGCGATGTTCCTCGTTTTGGCTGTCCATGCCAATTATTTTGCGCTAGATGGGGGACCTTCAGCACAAGAGTGTGCAACTCGTGTTATTCCGTCTATGACAAGAATTGTCTTGGAATCGGCCTGTATTGTATGTGTTGATGTCTTTGTTTTAATTTCAGGATGGTTCGGGATTCATTTTAAATGGAAATCTTTGCTGAGTTTTTTATTTCAGGTTTTCTTTTTTGGTTTACTCATATACGCTTTCTGCGTAATTTTTCTTGATGTTCCTTTAAATATTAAAGGAATTGCGGCTTGCTTCCAAATAACGACATGGAATTGGTTTGTTAAATCATATTTGTTGTTGTACTTAATGTCTCCGATTTTGAATGCTTTTTGTGATCAATCAGACAAAAAAGCATTTCTGTTAGTTTTGATAAGTTTTTTCTCTTTCCAAACAATTTATGGATTAACGGGTTCCGCAAAATTTATCGAGCAGGGATATTCTACAATCTCTTTTATAGGTCTGTATTTACTTGCTCAATATATTCGAAAATTCGCTACATTTTTTAGCGAAAAAAGTATTCTATTTCACTGTATAGGATATTTCCTGTGCGTTGCTATGTTAAGTATTTTAGAGTTCATTTCTAGATTTACAAATCATCCAACAGGACAAATCTTTAGTTACATAAATCCTATAGTTATATTAGCTTCGGTTTTTCTGCTTCTACTATTTTCAAAACTACTATTTACAAATCGATTCGTCAACTGGGTTGCATCATCGTGTTTTGCTGTTTTTCTATTACATACGAATGTAAATTTATGTGAACCAGTCTTTGTAAAAAAAATAGTTGCCTTATACAGTCTACATGAGGGTTTTACATGTTTGTTTCTGATTTGTTGCTTTTTGTGTTCTGTGTATTTGTTGGCCATTCTTATTGATCAGTTTAGAAAAGTAATTTACTTATTGTTGACTAAATATTTTAATTGACGGATTACTGTATGTGCGGAATAGTTGGTTATATCGGTTCTAAAAATGTCCTTCCCATTTTGTTAGATGGTCTGAAGAAACTAGAATATCGAGGCTACGATAGCGCGGGCGTTTCATTTGTCTCTAACAATTCTTTGCAGACAGTCAAGGCTGCTGGGAAAATTGTTGCACTTGAAAAGAAATTAAAAGACTTTGCTGATGAACAAAGTTCTCTTGGTATTGGGCATACGCGATGGGCTACTCATGGAGCACCAACCGAGAACAACGCTCACCCGCATGTCAGCGCAGATGGGAAAATTGCGGTTGTCCATAACGGTATTATTGAGAACTATGCTTCTTTGAAGGCGAAGCTGCAACAGAATGGAGTTGAATTCAAGTCAGATACCGATACGGAAGTTGTCGCACATCTAATTTCGCATTTCTACCAAGGGGACTTAAAATCGGCTGTAATCCAGGCGATTGGCAAACTTGAGGGAGCGTTTGGTTTTGGGATCATCTGTAAAGATGAACCGGATGTGTTGATTGGCGCTCGTCGCGGATCTCCGCTTGTGTTCGGAATAGGGGACAATGGCGAGTATTACCTGGCTAGCGATGTTGCTGCTATCGTGAACCATACGCACAAGATTGTCTATCTAGATGATAACGACATTGTCGTTGCGCACCATGGTGGTTATGAGATATTGAATCTTCAAAGCCAAACTGTTCAGCGCGATGTGCAGAAGATTGACTTTGATGAAGATGCTGTCGCAAAGTGCGGTTTCGACCACTACATGCTTAAGGAAATTTTCGAACAGCCCGAAGCATTGCGAAATACGATGCGAGGTCGTTTGAATATTGCTGATGGTAATGCTAAATTAGCGGGACTTGAAGCTAATATTCGCGAATTGCGTGATATCAATCGTATTATTATCACAGCCTGCGGAACTAGTTACTATGCAGGTATGGTCGGTGAATATGTGATTGAGGACTTGGCAGGTGTTCCAGTTGAAGTGGAATACGCTTCTGAATTCCGCTACCGCAATCCCATCATAAAGCCGGGGACACTTGTCCTTGCAATTTCTCAATCAGGCGAGACTGCAGATACACTTGCTGCAATGAAGGAAGCTCACCAGAAGGGAGCAACAGTTCTTGGTATTTGTAATGGGATTGGATCGTCTATCGCACGTAATTCTGATGGGGGTGTGTATCTGCATGCAGGCCCTGAAATAGGTGTGGCGAGTACGAAGGCGTTCTCTGGACAAGTCCTTGTTTTGACAATGATTGCCTTGTTGCTTGGCCGCCAGCGTCGTGTATCTTTTGAGCATGGTATGGAAATCGCAAATGCAATTACTGAGATTCCAGAACTAGTTGAAGAAACACTGAAACTGAACAGCGCAATTCGCACTATTGCTGAAAAATATAAGGATGCGAAGAATTTCCTTTATCTCGGTCGCCACTATAACTATCCAGTTGCGATGGAAGGTGCTCTGAAACTTAAGGAAATCAGTTATATTCATGCAGAAGGCTATCCGGCGGCTGAAATGAAGCATGGCCCGATTGCGCTTATTGATGAGAATATGCCTGTGGTAGTGATTGCCCCGAAGGATGCTTTGTTTGATAAGATTATCTCGAATATTCGTGAAATCAAGGCGCGTGGCGGTAAGGTGATTGCTGTAACAACACAGGATTGCTCGCCGCTTGATGAATTCGCAGACGATTTAATCCGTGTGCCAACAACATTACCGATGCTTATGCCGA contains these protein-coding regions:
- a CDS encoding Coenzyme F420 hydrogenase/dehydrogenase, beta subunit C-terminal domain — protein: MIELFDKKKCCGCGACMQICPKNCITMRADNEGFLYPMVDTSVCVQCGACEKVCPFNSVYEQQKPISTYGVINTNEQIRLTSSSGGAFTALARTILRQNGVVFGACFDKDYQVVIAYAEDEDSLEAFKGSKYVQARVGESFSKCKCFLNQNKIVLFSGTPCQISGLKHFLKRDYDNLYTIDVVCHGAPSPMVWETYLNWCKRQNLGLSSIRNIFFRDKCSGWKGFSFTIKGQNCTLSTPYKYNPYMKAFLWDVILRPSCYECKAKAGASHADLTLGDFWGVDRIMPSVDDNKGVSLVLANSIKGKELLNKTVELNVFDTDYDKAVYYNPAIVNPVKPHPKRNYFFKNFNSTDSFENLVEKCLKPSLNEKCVDALKRIYHKLLKRK
- a CDS encoding sugar-transfer associated ATP-grasp domain-containing protein; the encoded protein is MKKKLKKILQFLWNLRRRRIAQRFYRIKSLKYLEKNNISNEYIDGENAYVAFWSRFPEKIETESYRFFSRYMGKVPHIVPEYIGELYLERYLNPVRYRDFYSDKNLYSQYMPHINTPKTALRRIDGGQLLNENYDSFLNKGFSCSCEDFESYLKKYQDLIFKPSVDTDSGVGVVKFFRKENGFFNSNNEKLSLQYLMSSNDFILQEAVQQHPFFSKLCDTSVNTMRLCLYRSVKTEQIHLTGGIVRIGRKGTFVDNAHAGGRFVGINVSDGTLMKTTLDQYGCKTDVWNDIDYSHEKLKIPCWEKIRKFALDVSLQNRHCRLIALDISLDVNENPVLIEENIGGFSYWLLEMTGQDPFGGFANEVVEYCLKKMSEK
- a CDS encoding acyltransferase family protein, whose product is MERQSNFELLRIIAMFLVLAVHANYFALDGGPSAQECATRVIPSMTRIVLESACIVCVDVFVLISGWFGIHFKWKSLLSFLFQVFFFGLLIYAFCVIFLDVPLNIKGIAACFQITTWNWFVKSYLLLYLMSPILNAFCDQSDKKAFLLVLISFFSFQTIYGLTGSAKFIEQGYSTISFIGLYLLAQYIRKFATFFSEKSILFHCIGYFLCVAMLSILEFISRFTNHPTGQIFSYINPIVILASVFLLLLFSKLLFTNRFVNWVASSCFAVFLLHTNVNLCEPVFVKKIVALYSLHEGFTCLFLICCFLCSVYLLAILIDQFRKVIYLLLTKYFN
- a CDS encoding glycosyltransferase family 2 protein, with translation MSNVKISVVIPIYKVERYVAKTIESVQHQDFDSYEIILVDDGSPDNSGKICDQYAASDSRIKVIHKENGGVMSARFAGVDAAEGKYIAFLDGDDRMPPTALSNFYKAMKEKRS
- the glmS gene encoding glutamine--fructose-6-phosphate transaminase (isomerizing), which codes for MCGIVGYIGSKNVLPILLDGLKKLEYRGYDSAGVSFVSNNSLQTVKAAGKIVALEKKLKDFADEQSSLGIGHTRWATHGAPTENNAHPHVSADGKIAVVHNGIIENYASLKAKLQQNGVEFKSDTDTEVVAHLISHFYQGDLKSAVIQAIGKLEGAFGFGIICKDEPDVLIGARRGSPLVFGIGDNGEYYLASDVAAIVNHTHKIVYLDDNDIVVAHHGGYEILNLQSQTVQRDVQKIDFDEDAVAKCGFDHYMLKEIFEQPEALRNTMRGRLNIADGNAKLAGLEANIRELRDINRIIITACGTSYYAGMVGEYVIEDLAGVPVEVEYASEFRYRNPIIKPGTLVLAISQSGETADTLAAMKEAHQKGATVLGICNGIGSSIARNSDGGVYLHAGPEIGVASTKAFSGQVLVLTMIALLLGRQRRVSFEHGMEIANAITEIPELVEETLKLNSAIRTIAEKYKDAKNFLYLGRHYNYPVAMEGALKLKEISYIHAEGYPAAEMKHGPIALIDENMPVVVIAPKDALFDKIISNIREIKARGGKVIAVTTQDCSPLDEFADDLIRVPTTLPMLMPILTCVPLQLLAYHVATLRGNNVDQPRNLAKSVTVE